A single window of Coriobacteriia bacterium DNA harbors:
- the tadA gene encoding tRNA adenosine(34) deaminase TadA → MACPLSVRSSVHNDDVYMAMALAEARLAEQIGEVPIGAVVVCDGAVVSAGHNRREVDHDPAGHAEFLAIREASQKLERWRLSDCTVYVTLEPCPMCAGLMHQARIARCVYAAPDPKAGALGTLYDLSSDDRLNHRFEVTAGVLVDESAELLRAFFRRLRDERG, encoded by the coding sequence GTGGCGTGCCCACTGTCCGTGAGGAGTTCCGTGCACAACGACGACGTCTACATGGCAATGGCGCTTGCCGAGGCCCGGCTCGCCGAGCAGATTGGTGAAGTGCCGATCGGCGCGGTCGTCGTGTGCGATGGTGCGGTGGTCTCGGCGGGGCACAATCGGCGCGAGGTCGACCACGATCCAGCCGGGCACGCGGAGTTTCTCGCGATTCGTGAGGCCTCGCAGAAGCTCGAGCGTTGGCGGCTCTCGGACTGCACGGTCTACGTCACGCTCGAGCCGTGCCCCATGTGCGCGGGGCTCATGCACCAGGCGCGCATCGCGCGGTGTGTCTACGCAGCTCCAGACCCCAAGGCCGGTGCCTTGGGCACGCTCTACGACCTCAGCAGCGACGATCGGCTGAACCACCGCTTCGAGGTCACTGCGGGAGTGCTGGTCGACGAATCGGCGGAACTGCTGCGCGCCTTCTTCCGGCGCCTTCGTGACGAACGCGGGTAG